From the genome of Halomonas sp. I5-271120, one region includes:
- the rpoC gene encoding DNA-directed RNA polymerase subunit beta': MKDLVKVLKSQAQSEEFDAIRITLASPDLIRSWSYGEVKKPETINYRTFKPERDGLFCAKIFGPVKDYECLCGKYKRMKHRGIICEKCGVEVTKAAVRRERMGHIELASPVAHIWFLKSLPSRIGMFLDMTLRDIERVLYFESFVVVDPGMTTLERGQLLNDEQYFEALEEFGDDFDARMGAEAVQALLKDIDLDEEINHLREEIPQTNSETKIKKLSKRLKLLEAFSKSGNAPAWMVMEVLPVLPPDLRPLVPLDGGRFATSDLNDLYRRVINRNNRLKRLLDLNAPDIIVRNEKRMLQESVDALLDNGRRGRAITGSNKRPLKSLADMIKGKQGRFRQNLLGKRVDYSGRSVITVGPTLRLHQCGLPKKMALELFKPFIYSKLQSSGQASTIKAAKKMVERELPEVWDILADVIREHPVLLNRAPTLHRLGIQAFEPLLIEGKAIQLHPLVCAAYNADFDGDQMAVHVPLTLEAQLEARALMMATNNVLSPANGDPIIVPSQDVVLGLYYMTREKINAKGEGMIFSDLKEVERAFGTQNVSMHARVKVRLTEFLPEEEGGELIERTSLYDTTVGRAMLFRILPKGAPFELVDQPMKKKAISGLINEVYRRTGLKDAVVFADQLMYTGFRLATWSGASIGVNDFVIPDAKKGIVDAAEDEVKEIEDQFSSGLVTAGEKYNKVIDIWSKANDKVAKAMMTGISKESVINRDGEEVEQDSFNSVFIMADSGARGSAAQIRQLAGMRGLMAKPDGSIIETPITANFREGLNVLQYFISTHGARKGLADTALKTANSGYLTRRLVDVAQDLVITEPDCGTENGLTLHPVIEGGDIIVSLAQRVLGRVVAQDVVDPASDEVLIARGTLLDEAWCAELDTMGVDEIVVRSTITCDTSHGVCSSCYGRDLARGHQVNTGEAVGVIAAQSIGEPGTQLTMRTFHIGGAASRASAVDSVQVKHGGKVRLHNIKSVERADGKLVVVSRSSALAVADDHGREREYYKLPYGAELSVKDGELVEGGQTVAKWDPHTHPIVAEVEGKAQYIDMDEGVSIHRSVDEMTGLSSIEVIESAARPASGREKRPMIMLADDAGQHISLPGSNTPVQYLLPGKAIVSIENGAEVGVGEVVARIPVEATGNKDITGGLPRVADLFEARKPKESAILAEISGVLSFGKETKGKRRLTITPADSDPFEMLIPKWRQIAVFEGETVEKGEVISDGPSNPHDILRLLGVSELAKYITAEVQEVYRLQGVGINDKHIEVIVRQMLRKVEITDAGDSDFITGDQVEVVRVLEQNARLEQEDKFPAKYDRLLLGITKASLATESFISAASFQETTRVLTEAAVTGKRDYLRGLKENVVVGRLIPAGTGLTHHAERRRRREDAERVLQPSAQDVEQELGAQLTALDGDDDEI, from the coding sequence ATGAAAGATTTGGTTAAAGTTCTCAAGTCGCAGGCACAGTCCGAAGAGTTCGACGCGATCAGAATCACTCTCGCGTCACCGGACCTGATCCGCTCCTGGTCTTACGGCGAGGTAAAGAAGCCCGAGACCATCAACTACCGTACCTTCAAGCCGGAGCGTGACGGCCTGTTCTGCGCCAAGATCTTTGGCCCGGTGAAGGATTACGAGTGCTTGTGCGGCAAGTACAAGCGCATGAAGCACCGCGGTATCATCTGCGAGAAGTGCGGCGTCGAGGTCACCAAGGCCGCGGTTCGCCGCGAGCGCATGGGCCATATCGAACTGGCAAGCCCGGTCGCGCATATCTGGTTCCTGAAATCGCTGCCTTCGCGCATCGGCATGTTCCTGGACATGACCCTGCGTGACATCGAGCGCGTGCTCTATTTCGAGAGCTTCGTGGTCGTCGATCCGGGCATGACCACCCTCGAGCGTGGTCAGTTGCTCAACGACGAGCAGTACTTCGAGGCTCTCGAGGAGTTCGGCGACGATTTCGATGCCCGCATGGGCGCCGAAGCCGTGCAGGCGCTGCTCAAGGACATCGATCTGGACGAGGAGATCAATCATCTGCGCGAAGAAATTCCGCAGACCAACTCCGAGACCAAGATCAAGAAGCTGTCCAAGCGCCTCAAGCTGCTCGAGGCCTTCTCCAAGTCCGGCAACGCGCCGGCCTGGATGGTCATGGAAGTGCTGCCGGTACTGCCGCCGGACCTGCGTCCGCTGGTGCCGCTGGACGGCGGTCGTTTCGCGACCTCGGATCTCAACGATCTGTATCGTCGCGTGATCAACCGCAACAACCGTCTCAAGCGCCTGCTTGATCTCAATGCGCCGGATATCATCGTGCGCAACGAGAAGCGCATGCTGCAGGAATCCGTGGACGCGCTGCTCGACAACGGTCGCCGTGGTCGTGCCATCACCGGCTCCAACAAGCGTCCGCTGAAGTCGCTTGCCGACATGATCAAGGGCAAGCAGGGGCGTTTCCGTCAGAACCTGCTGGGCAAGCGCGTCGACTACTCCGGTCGTTCCGTGATCACCGTGGGTCCGACTCTGCGTCTGCACCAGTGCGGCCTCCCGAAGAAGATGGCGCTCGAGCTGTTCAAGCCGTTCATCTACTCCAAGCTTCAGTCCAGCGGCCAGGCGTCCACCATCAAGGCCGCCAAGAAGATGGTCGAGCGCGAGCTGCCGGAGGTGTGGGACATCCTCGCCGACGTCATCCGCGAGCATCCGGTCCTGCTCAACCGTGCGCCGACCCTGCACCGTCTGGGCATCCAGGCCTTCGAGCCGCTGCTTATCGAAGGCAAGGCGATCCAGCTGCACCCGCTGGTGTGTGCCGCCTACAACGCCGACTTTGACGGTGACCAGATGGCGGTCCACGTGCCGCTGACCCTGGAAGCTCAGCTCGAAGCCCGTGCGCTGATGATGGCCACCAACAACGTGCTGTCGCCGGCAAACGGTGATCCGATCATCGTGCCGTCCCAGGACGTGGTGCTGGGTCTGTATTACATGACCCGCGAGAAGATCAACGCCAAGGGCGAAGGCATGATCTTCTCCGACCTCAAAGAGGTCGAGCGCGCCTTCGGCACCCAGAACGTGTCCATGCACGCCCGGGTCAAGGTACGTCTGACCGAGTTCCTGCCCGAGGAAGAAGGCGGTGAGCTGATCGAGCGCACTTCGCTCTATGACACCACCGTCGGTCGCGCGATGCTGTTCCGCATCCTGCCCAAGGGCGCGCCCTTCGAGCTGGTCGACCAGCCGATGAAGAAGAAAGCGATCTCTGGACTGATCAACGAGGTCTATCGTCGTACCGGTCTCAAGGACGCCGTGGTCTTCGCCGACCAGCTGATGTACACCGGCTTCCGTCTGGCCACCTGGTCCGGCGCCTCGATCGGCGTCAACGACTTCGTCATCCCCGATGCCAAAAAGGGCATCGTCGATGCAGCCGAGGACGAAGTGAAGGAAATCGAGGACCAGTTCTCCTCCGGTCTGGTGACCGCGGGCGAGAAGTACAACAAGGTCATCGATATCTGGTCCAAGGCCAACGACAAGGTCGCCAAGGCGATGATGACTGGCATCTCCAAGGAGAGCGTGATCAACCGCGACGGGGAAGAAGTCGAACAGGACTCCTTCAACAGCGTGTTCATCATGGCCGACTCCGGTGCCCGTGGTAGTGCCGCTCAGATCCGTCAGCTGGCGGGTATGCGTGGCCTGATGGCCAAGCCGGATGGTTCGATCATCGAGACGCCGATCACCGCCAACTTCCGTGAGGGTCTGAACGTACTCCAGTACTTCATCTCCACTCACGGTGCCCGTAAGGGTCTGGCGGATACGGCTCTCAAGACGGCCAACTCCGGGTACCTGACCCGTCGCCTGGTCGACGTGGCGCAGGATCTGGTGATCACTGAGCCTGATTGCGGCACCGAGAACGGTCTGACGCTGCATCCGGTCATCGAGGGCGGCGACATTATCGTCTCCCTGGCACAGCGTGTGTTGGGCCGTGTGGTCGCACAGGACGTGGTCGATCCGGCCAGTGACGAAGTGCTGATTGCGCGTGGCACTCTGCTCGACGAAGCCTGGTGTGCCGAGCTCGACACCATGGGCGTTGACGAGATCGTGGTGCGCTCGACCATCACCTGTGACACCTCTCACGGCGTCTGTTCGTCCTGCTACGGTCGTGATCTGGCGCGCGGTCATCAGGTCAACACCGGTGAGGCGGTCGGCGTCATCGCCGCCCAGTCGATCGGTGAGCCGGGCACCCAGCTGACCATGCGTACCTTCCACATCGGCGGTGCGGCCTCTCGTGCCTCGGCCGTCGACAGCGTGCAGGTCAAGCACGGCGGCAAGGTGCGCCTGCACAACATCAAGTCAGTGGAACGCGCCGACGGCAAGCTGGTGGTGGTATCCCGCTCCAGCGCCCTGGCCGTCGCCGACGACCACGGCCGTGAGCGCGAGTACTACAAGCTGCCCTACGGTGCCGAGCTGTCGGTCAAGGACGGCGAGCTGGTCGAAGGCGGCCAGACCGTCGCCAAGTGGGACCCGCACACCCATCCGATCGTTGCTGAGGTCGAAGGTAAGGCCCAGTACATCGACATGGACGAAGGTGTCTCCATCCACCGCAGCGTGGATGAGATGACCGGCCTGTCCTCTATCGAGGTGATCGAGTCCGCCGCGCGCCCGGCCTCCGGCCGCGAAAAGCGTCCGATGATCATGCTCGCCGACGACGCCGGTCAGCACATCTCGCTGCCTGGCTCCAACACCCCGGTGCAGTATCTGCTGCCCGGCAAGGCCATCGTCTCGATCGAGAACGGTGCCGAGGTTGGTGTCGGCGAAGTGGTCGCCCGTATTCCGGTGGAAGCGACCGGCAACAAGGACATCACCGGTGGTCTGCCCCGCGTGGCCGACCTGTTCGAAGCGCGTAAGCCCAAGGAATCGGCGATTCTTGCCGAGATCAGCGGCGTGCTCAGCTTCGGCAAGGAGACCAAGGGCAAGCGCCGCCTGACGATCACGCCGGCCGATAGCGATCCGTTCGAGATGCTGATCCCGAAATGGCGCCAGATCGCGGTATTCGAAGGCGAGACGGTCGAGAAGGGCGAGGTCATCTCCGATGGCCCCAGCAACCCGCACGACATCCTGCGTCTGCTGGGCGTCAGCGAGCTGGCCAAGTACATCACCGCCGAGGTGCAAGAGGTCTACCGCCTCCAGGGCGTGGGCATCAACGACAAGCACATCGAAGTGATCGTTCGTCAGATGCTGCGCAAGGTCGAAATCACCGATGCCGGTGACTCCGACTTCATCACCGGTGATCAGGTCGAAGTGGTGCGTGTGCTCGAGCAGAACGCGCGTCTGGAACAGGAAGACAAGTTCCCGGCCAAGTACGACCGCCTGCTGCTGGGTATCACCAAGGCGAGTCTCGCCACCGAGTCGTTCATCTCTGCGGCCTCCTTCCAGGAGACCACGCGGGTGCTGACCGAAGCGGCGGTGACCGGCAAGCGCGATTATCTGCGCGGCTTGAAGGAAAACGTGGTGGTGGGGCGTCTGATCCCGGCCGGTACCGGCTTGACCCACCATGCGGAGCGTCGCCGTCGTCGCGAAGACGCCGAGCGCGTGCTCCAACCGTCGGCTCAGGACGTCGAGCAGGAACTGGGCGCTCAGCTCACCGCTCTCGACGGGGATGACGACGAGATCTAG
- the rpsL gene encoding 30S ribosomal protein S12 yields MATINQLVRKPRKRPVVKSDVPALQACPQRRGVCTRVYTTTPKKPNSALRKVCRVRLTNGYEVSSYIGGEGHNLQEHSVVLIRGGRVKDLPGVRYHTVRGALDTSGVQNRKQGRSKYGTKRPKS; encoded by the coding sequence ATGGCAACTATTAACCAGCTCGTGCGCAAGCCGCGCAAGCGTCCCGTCGTCAAGAGCGACGTCCCGGCGCTGCAGGCCTGCCCGCAACGTCGCGGGGTTTGCACCCGCGTTTACACCACTACCCCGAAGAAGCCGAACTCCGCACTGCGTAAGGTGTGCCGTGTTCGTCTGACCAACGGGTATGAAGTGTCTTCCTACATCGGTGGTGAAGGTCACAACCTGCAGGAACACTCTGTCGTGCTGATTCGCGGCGGCCGAGTGAAGGACTTGCCGGGTGTGCGTTATCACACCGTTCGCGGCGCTCTCGACACCTCCGGTGTCCAGAACCGTAAGCAGGGCCGTTCCAAGTACGGCACCAAGCGTCCGAAGTCCTAA
- the rpsG gene encoding 30S ribosomal protein S7, translating into MPRRRVAAKREILPDPKFGSERLAKFMNHLMISGKKSVAERIVYGALDRVSERNNDDPLEIFDKALETIQPMVEVKSRRVGGATYQVPVEVRPSRRQALAMRWLADAARNRGEKTMVQRLAGEMLDAAEGKGAAVKKREDVHRMAEANKAFSHYRF; encoded by the coding sequence ATGCCTAGAAGAAGAGTTGCTGCGAAGCGCGAAATCCTCCCGGATCCGAAGTTCGGAAGCGAGCGCCTGGCAAAGTTCATGAACCACCTCATGATCAGCGGCAAGAAGTCTGTAGCTGAACGTATCGTCTATGGCGCCCTGGACCGCGTGTCCGAGCGCAACAATGATGACCCGCTGGAGATCTTCGACAAGGCGCTGGAAACCATCCAGCCCATGGTCGAGGTGAAATCTCGTCGTGTCGGTGGTGCTACCTACCAGGTGCCCGTGGAAGTGCGTCCCTCGCGTCGTCAGGCGCTGGCCATGCGCTGGCTGGCCGACGCTGCTCGTAACCGTGGTGAAAAGACCATGGTGCAGCGTCTGGCCGGTGAGATGCTCGATGCCGCTGAAGGCAAGGGCGCCGCTGTGAAGAAGCGTGAAGACGTGCACCGCATGGCGGAGGCCAACAAGGCCTTCTCGCACTACCGCTTCTAA
- the fusA gene encoding elongation factor G, translating into MARKTPLKRYRNIGIVAHVDAGKTTTTERVLFYTGLSHKVGEVHDGAATMDWMQQEQERGITITSAATTCFWQGMNKQFDEHRINIIDTPGHVDFTIEVERSLRVLDGAVVVLCGSSGVQPQTETVWRQANKYEVPRMVFVNKMDRAGADFFMVLDQLKTRLNANAVPIQINWGAEDEFKGVVDLIQMKAILWDEDNHGMNYDLVDIPAELQETAEKYREEMVEAAAEASEELMMKYLEEGELSIEEIKAGLRRRTLDNEIVLVTCGSAFKNKGVQAVLDGVIEYMPSPTEVKAIEGELDDKDGTIATREADDSAPFSALAFKIATDPFVGTLTFIRVYSGVLKSGDSVFNSVKSKKERVGRIVQMHSNSREEIKEVLAGDIAACIGLKDVTTGDTLCDLTDKIVLERMEFPDPVISVAVEPKSKADQEKMGVALGKLAQEDPSFQVKTDEETGQTIISGMGELHLDIIVDRMRREFKVDANIGKPQVAYRETIRHKVEQEGKFVRQSGGRGQFGHVYLRIEPLTAEDKGDDEEMHFKFSSEIVGGVVPKEYVPAVEKGAYEQLKNGVIAGYPMIDVKVTLYDGSYHDVDSNETAFKIASSMAIKEGAKKAKAVLLEPMMKVEVVTPEEFMGDVMGDLNRRRGLVQGMDDTSSGKTIRAMVPLAEMFGYATDLRSQTQGRASYSMEFAKYDEAPSSIVEAVINQNG; encoded by the coding sequence GTGGCACGTAAGACACCGCTTAAGCGCTACCGTAATATCGGTATCGTTGCCCACGTCGACGCCGGGAAGACCACCACTACCGAGCGTGTCCTGTTCTACACCGGCCTGTCCCACAAGGTCGGTGAGGTCCATGATGGCGCAGCCACCATGGACTGGATGCAGCAGGAGCAGGAGCGTGGTATTACCATCACCTCCGCAGCGACCACCTGTTTCTGGCAGGGCATGAACAAGCAGTTCGATGAGCACCGCATCAACATCATCGACACCCCGGGGCACGTTGACTTCACCATCGAAGTCGAACGTTCCCTGCGTGTGCTCGATGGCGCGGTCGTCGTGCTGTGTGGCAGTTCCGGTGTGCAGCCGCAGACCGAGACCGTCTGGCGCCAGGCCAACAAGTACGAAGTTCCGCGCATGGTGTTCGTCAACAAGATGGACCGTGCCGGCGCCGACTTCTTCATGGTCCTCGACCAGCTGAAGACGCGCCTGAACGCCAATGCGGTGCCGATCCAGATCAACTGGGGTGCCGAGGACGAGTTCAAGGGCGTCGTCGATCTGATTCAGATGAAGGCGATCCTGTGGGACGAAGACAACCACGGCATGAACTATGACCTGGTTGATATCCCGGCAGAGCTTCAGGAAACCGCTGAGAAGTACCGCGAAGAGATGGTCGAAGCGGCCGCCGAAGCGTCTGAAGAGCTGATGATGAAGTACCTCGAGGAGGGCGAACTCTCCATCGAGGAAATCAAGGCCGGCCTGCGTCGTCGTACCCTCGACAACGAGATCGTCCTGGTGACCTGTGGCTCCGCGTTCAAGAACAAGGGCGTGCAGGCGGTGCTGGATGGCGTCATCGAGTACATGCCGTCACCCACCGAGGTCAAGGCCATCGAGGGTGAGCTGGACGACAAGGATGGCACCATCGCGACCCGTGAGGCCGATGACAGTGCGCCCTTCTCCGCGCTGGCCTTCAAGATCGCCACCGACCCGTTCGTTGGCACCCTGACCTTCATCCGTGTGTATTCCGGGGTCTTGAAGTCTGGCGACAGCGTCTTCAACTCTGTGAAGAGCAAGAAGGAACGTGTCGGCCGTATCGTGCAGATGCACTCCAACTCTCGCGAAGAGATCAAGGAAGTGCTGGCCGGCGATATCGCCGCCTGCATCGGCCTGAAGGATGTCACCACCGGTGATACCCTGTGCGACCTGACCGACAAGATCGTGCTTGAGCGCATGGAGTTCCCGGATCCGGTGATCTCGGTGGCCGTGGAGCCAAAGTCCAAGGCCGACCAAGAGAAGATGGGCGTCGCCCTCGGCAAGCTGGCCCAGGAGGATCCGTCCTTCCAGGTCAAGACCGACGAGGAAACCGGCCAGACCATCATCTCCGGCATGGGCGAGCTGCACCTCGACATCATCGTTGACCGCATGCGTCGCGAGTTCAAGGTCGATGCCAACATCGGCAAGCCGCAGGTCGCCTATCGCGAGACCATCCGCCACAAAGTCGAACAGGAAGGCAAGTTTGTTCGTCAGTCAGGCGGTCGCGGTCAGTTCGGTCATGTGTACCTGCGCATCGAACCGCTGACCGCGGAAGACAAGGGCGACGACGAGGAGATGCACTTCAAGTTCTCGTCCGAGATCGTCGGCGGCGTGGTTCCGAAGGAATACGTGCCTGCTGTCGAGAAAGGGGCCTATGAACAGCTGAAGAACGGTGTCATCGCGGGTTACCCGATGATCGACGTCAAGGTCACGCTGTACGATGGTTCCTACCATGACGTGGACTCTAACGAGACCGCGTTCAAGATCGCTTCTTCCATGGCGATCAAAGAAGGTGCCAAAAAGGCCAAGGCCGTGCTGCTGGAGCCGATGATGAAGGTCGAAGTCGTGACCCCCGAGGAGTTTATGGGTGACGTCATGGGCGATCTTAACCGTCGTCGCGGTCTGGTGCAGGGCATGGATGATACTTCCTCAGGGAAGACCATCCGCGCAATGGTGCCGCTGGCTGAGATGTTCGGTTATGCAACCGATCTGCGTTCTCAGACCCAGGGCCGTGCAAGCTACTCCATGGAGTTTGCGAAGTACGACGAGGCGCCCTCCAGCATCGTGGAAGCCGTCATCAACCAGAACGGTTAA
- the tuf gene encoding elongation factor Tu, which translates to MAKEKFERSKPHINVGTIGHVDHGKTTLTAALTRVSAEVFGGDARAFDSIDNAPEERERGITISTAHVEYQSEERHYAHVDCPGHADYVKNMITGAAQMDGAILVCSAADGPMPQTREHILLSRQVGVPFIVVFLNKADMVDDEELLELVEMEVRELLSEYDFPGDDTPIIIGSALMALEGKDDNGMGTTAVANLIKALDAYIPEPERAIDQPFLMPIEDVFSISGRGTVVTGRVERGVVKAGEEVEIVGLKDTVKTTVTGVEMFRKLLDEGRAGENVGALLRGTKRDDVERGQVLAKPGTITPHTVFEAEVYVLSKDEGGRHTPFFKGYRPQFYFRTTDVTGTCELPEGVEMVMPGDNVKMTVTLIAPIAMEDGLRFAVREGGRTVGAGVVAKIVQ; encoded by the coding sequence GTGGCTAAGGAAAAATTCGAACGTTCCAAACCGCATATCAACGTCGGCACCATCGGTCACGTTGACCACGGCAAGACCACGCTGACCGCGGCTCTGACCCGCGTTTCTGCAGAAGTCTTCGGTGGCGACGCTCGTGCGTTCGACTCCATCGACAACGCCCCGGAAGAGCGTGAGCGCGGTATCACCATCTCCACCGCTCACGTGGAATACCAGTCCGAAGAGCGTCACTACGCTCACGTCGACTGCCCGGGTCACGCTGACTACGTCAAGAACATGATCACCGGTGCTGCCCAGATGGACGGCGCTATCCTGGTCTGTTCCGCTGCCGACGGCCCCATGCCGCAGACTCGTGAGCACATCCTGCTCTCGCGTCAGGTCGGCGTGCCGTTCATCGTCGTGTTCCTGAACAAGGCCGACATGGTCGACGACGAAGAGCTGCTCGAGCTGGTCGAGATGGAAGTTCGCGAACTCCTGAGCGAGTACGACTTCCCGGGTGACGACACCCCGATCATCATCGGCTCTGCGCTGATGGCGCTGGAAGGCAAGGACGACAACGGCATGGGTACTACCGCCGTTGCCAACCTGATCAAGGCCCTGGACGCTTACATCCCGGAGCCGGAGCGCGCTATCGATCAGCCGTTCCTGATGCCGATCGAAGACGTGTTCTCCATCTCTGGTCGCGGTACCGTTGTGACCGGTCGTGTCGAGCGTGGCGTGGTCAAGGCAGGCGAAGAAGTCGAAATCGTCGGTCTGAAAGACACCGTCAAGACCACCGTTACCGGTGTCGAGATGTTCCGCAAGCTGCTCGACGAAGGTCGTGCTGGCGAGAACGTCGGCGCCCTGCTGCGTGGCACCAAGCGTGATGACGTCGAGCGTGGTCAGGTTCTGGCCAAGCCGGGCACCATCACGCCGCACACTGTCTTCGAAGCCGAAGTCTATGTGCTGTCCAAGGACGAGGGTGGTCGTCACACTCCGTTCTTCAAGGGCTACCGTCCGCAGTTCTATTTCCGTACCACCGATGTGACCGGTACCTGTGAACTGCCGGAAGGCGTCGAGATGGTGATGCCGGGTGATAACGTCAAGATGACCGTTACCCTGATCGCCCCGATCGCCATGGAAGACGGCCTGCGCTTCGCTGTTCGTGAAGGCGGCCGTACCGTTGGCGCCGGTGTTGTCGCCAAGATCGTCCAGTAA
- the rpsJ gene encoding 30S ribosomal protein S10, translated as MQNQKIRIRLKAFDHRLIDQSAAEIVETAKRTGAQVHGPIPLPTNRERYTILVSPHVNKDARDQYEIRTHKRVLDIVEPTEKTVDALMKLDLAAGVDVQIKLD; from the coding sequence ATGCAGAACCAGAAGATTCGCATTCGGTTGAAGGCGTTCGATCATCGCCTGATTGACCAGTCCGCCGCGGAGATTGTTGAGACCGCCAAGCGTACCGGTGCTCAGGTGCACGGTCCGATCCCGCTGCCGACCAATCGTGAGCGCTACACCATCCTGGTCTCTCCGCACGTCAACAAGGACGCGCGTGACCAGTATGAGATCCGCACTCATAAGCGTGTGCTCGACATCGTCGAACCCACTGAAAAGACCGTTGATGCATTGATGAAGCTCGACCTCGCCGCTGGCGTGGACGTTCAGATCAAACTCGACTGA
- the rplC gene encoding 50S ribosomal protein L3, producing MTIGLVGKKAGMTRVFTEDGASVPVTVIEVEPNRITRVKTVDVDGYSAVQVTSGSRKAKHLTKAQAGQFAKAGTEAGRSLMEFRLAEGDEAPEVGGELTVSLFEAGQKIDVTGTSKGKGFQGAVKRWNFRTQDNSHGNSLAHRAPGSIGMCQTPGRVFKGKKMAGQMGNVRCTVQSLEVVRVDAERNLLLIKGAVPGAPGSDVVVRSAVKAR from the coding sequence ATGACTATCGGTTTAGTCGGTAAGAAGGCCGGGATGACCCGTGTCTTCACCGAAGATGGCGCATCCGTGCCCGTAACCGTTATCGAAGTTGAGCCTAACCGCATCACGCGCGTTAAGACCGTCGACGTCGACGGCTACAGCGCCGTGCAGGTTACCTCTGGCTCACGCAAGGCCAAGCACCTGACCAAGGCGCAAGCTGGACAGTTTGCCAAGGCAGGTACCGAGGCCGGTCGTTCGCTGATGGAGTTCCGCCTGGCTGAAGGTGATGAAGCTCCGGAAGTGGGTGGCGAGCTCACCGTATCCCTCTTTGAAGCTGGTCAGAAGATCGATGTGACTGGCACCTCCAAGGGCAAGGGTTTCCAGGGCGCCGTCAAGCGCTGGAACTTCCGCACCCAAGACAACAGCCATGGTAACTCTCTGGCGCACCGCGCTCCGGGTTCCATCGGTATGTGTCAAACCCCGGGTCGCGTCTTCAAGGGCAAGAAAATGGCCGGTCAGATGGGCAACGTCCGCTGCACCGTGCAAAGCCTAGAAGTCGTGCGCGTCGACGCTGAACGCAATCTGCTGCTGATCAAGGGCGCCGTACCGGGTGCACCGGGCAGCGACGTTGTTGTTCGCAGTGCCGTGAAAGCTCGCTAA
- the rplD gene encoding 50S ribosomal protein L4: MNLNLSGASAGTVEVSDATFGKEFNEALVHQVVTAYLAGGRQGTRAQKNRADVRGGGKKPWRQKGTGRARAGTIRSPIWRAGGVTFAASPQDYTQKVNRKMYRAAIRSILSELVRQERLVVVEDISVDAPKTKQLTAKLKELNLEKALIVTEEVDENLYLAARNIPHVDVVDVAAADPVSLVAFDKVLVTVSALRKFEEKLA, from the coding sequence ATGAATCTGAATCTTTCAGGTGCTAGTGCCGGCACGGTCGAAGTGTCCGACGCAACCTTTGGCAAAGAATTCAACGAAGCGCTGGTCCATCAGGTCGTTACTGCCTATCTGGCTGGCGGTCGTCAGGGTACTCGCGCCCAGAAGAATCGTGCCGATGTGCGTGGCGGTGGCAAGAAGCCGTGGCGTCAGAAGGGCACCGGTCGCGCTCGCGCCGGTACCATCCGCTCGCCGATCTGGCGTGCCGGCGGTGTGACCTTTGCGGCTAGCCCGCAGGATTACACCCAGAAGGTCAACCGCAAGATGTACCGCGCCGCGATCCGCTCGATTCTGTCCGAGCTGGTCCGCCAGGAGCGTCTGGTCGTCGTCGAGGACATCTCCGTCGATGCACCCAAGACCAAGCAGCTGACCGCCAAGCTCAAAGAGCTGAACCTGGAAAAGGCACTGATCGTCACTGAAGAAGTTGACGAGAACCTTTACCTGGCCGCTCGCAACATCCCGCACGTGGATGTGGTGGACGTCGCTGCTGCCGATCCGGTGAGCCTGGTCGCCTTCGACAAGGTGCTGGTCACCGTCTCCGCCCTGCGCAAATTCGAGGAGAAGCTGGCATGA
- the rplW gene encoding 50S ribosomal protein L23 translates to MNQERVFKVLLGPHMTEKAASAAENNQYVFKVASDATKPEIKQAVQALFGKKVDRVQVLNIKGKTKRTANGLGQRKGYRKAYVTLAAGETLEDFSGAE, encoded by the coding sequence ATGAACCAGGAACGCGTATTCAAGGTTCTGCTTGGTCCGCACATGACCGAGAAGGCCGCCTCCGCCGCCGAGAACAACCAGTACGTGTTCAAGGTGGCCTCTGACGCGACCAAGCCGGAAATCAAACAGGCCGTCCAGGCGCTGTTCGGTAAGAAGGTTGACCGCGTACAGGTCCTGAACATCAAGGGCAAGACCAAGCGCACCGCCAATGGCTTGGGCCAGCGCAAGGGTTACCGCAAGGCGTATGTAACCCTCGCCGCGGGTGAGACCCTTGAAGACTTCTCTGGCGCCGAATAA